The Chryseobacterium aureum genome contains a region encoding:
- a CDS encoding twin-arginine translocase TatA/TatE family subunit: protein MNTLTILALSWQHILIVAILLVLLFGGKKIPELMRGVGSGIKEFKDAVKEEDKPGSENKSSSNNNNNSASN from the coding sequence ATGAATACACTAACAATACTTGCCTTATCTTGGCAACATATCCTTATCGTAGCAATACTTTTAGTATTACTTTTTGGAGGAAAGAAAATTCCGGAATTAATGAGAGGAGTTGGTTCAGGAATCAAGGAATTTAAAGATGCAGTAAAAGAAGAAGACAAACCAGGTTCTGAAAACAAATCTTCTTCTAACAATAATAATAATTCTGCAAGCAACTAA
- the ribA gene encoding GTP cyclohydrolase II, which yields MIKIQAEANVPTEHGTFRMIAFSENANDWMPHMAIVAENTDFSKPVNVRFHSECITGEVFHSKKCECGQQLDAAMKYIHENGGIIIYLRQEGRNIGIINKLKAYSLQEKGLDTVQANLELGLPADDRNFGVAIEILNLLDIKDINLLTNNPEKVKYVVDSNIHLNSRVPLQIPANEISKGYLQTKKDFFGHLLDDNDN from the coding sequence ATGATTAAAATTCAGGCGGAAGCCAATGTTCCTACAGAACACGGTACTTTCCGAATGATAGCTTTCTCCGAAAACGCCAACGACTGGATGCCTCATATGGCCATTGTTGCAGAAAATACAGATTTCTCAAAACCAGTAAATGTGCGTTTCCACTCAGAATGTATTACCGGAGAAGTTTTCCATTCAAAAAAATGCGAATGCGGCCAGCAATTAGATGCTGCAATGAAATATATCCATGAAAACGGCGGAATAATCATTTACCTTCGCCAGGAAGGAAGAAATATCGGGATCATCAACAAGCTGAAGGCCTATTCCCTACAGGAAAAAGGATTGGATACCGTACAGGCCAATCTTGAACTGGGACTTCCCGCGGACGACAGAAACTTTGGCGTAGCCATTGAAATCCTTAACCTGCTTGATATAAAAGATATTAATCTTCTGACTAACAATCCTGAAAAGGTAAAATATGTGGTAGACAGCAATATTCATCTCAATTCAAGAGTCCCGCTACAGATTCCTGCCAACGAAATAAGCAAAGGATATCTGCAAACCAAAAAAGACTTCTTTGGACATCTTTTGGATGACAATGATAACTAA
- a CDS encoding DUF4254 domain-containing protein, with the protein MKFTETAWKVFNQAIEDYHVSDDVNTLINNPFEKDSLERILYAKNWIDTVQWHLEDIIRDENIDPAEALQLKRTIDASNQKRTDLVEYIDGWFLNKFENITPKPEAKINTETPAWAVDRLSILALKVYHMSLEAHRESASEEHRNNCQAKLDVLLTQKEDLSTSIDQLLADIENGNVKMKVYKQMKMYNDESLNPILYQKGQQK; encoded by the coding sequence ATGAAATTTACTGAGACTGCATGGAAAGTCTTCAATCAAGCTATTGAAGACTATCACGTGTCTGATGACGTTAACACTCTAATTAATAACCCGTTCGAAAAAGATAGTTTGGAACGGATTTTGTATGCAAAGAACTGGATTGATACCGTTCAATGGCATCTGGAAGATATAATTAGAGATGAAAATATTGATCCGGCTGAAGCTCTTCAACTCAAGAGAACAATAGACGCCTCCAATCAGAAAAGAACTGATCTGGTAGAATATATTGACGGCTGGTTCCTTAATAAGTTTGAAAATATAACTCCTAAACCTGAAGCAAAAATAAATACAGAAACTCCCGCTTGGGCAGTAGACAGACTATCAATTCTTGCATTAAAGGTTTACCATATGTCGTTAGAGGCTCACAGAGAATCTGCTTCTGAAGAACACAGAAACAACTGCCAGGCTAAACTGGACGTTCTGCTTACTCAGAAAGAAGATCTGTCAACTTCTATAGATCAGTTGCTTGCTGATATTGAAAACGGTAATGTTAAGATGAAAGTATACAAACAAATGAAAATGTATAATGATGAAAGTCTTAACCCAATCCTTTATCAAAAAGGGCAACAGAAATGA
- a CDS encoding peptidoglycan DD-metalloendopeptidase family protein translates to MIKKFSFLIGVLMFGLHQGQQTKEQLQKQNAELKKQIAQINSDLAKTRSESKLSVAYLSSVNQKLVLREKVYNNTQKEKRFIEDDIYLRQLEINRQNKELAVLRKNYAEVLVNAYKNKGVQNKVTFILSAKNLGEALRRVQYLKQYSDYQDKKAAEITDAANLIKKTIAQKQNSVKEKTNLLVNQQKDLATINAERAQKEQLVADFKKNESKLTAELKQKQVQSKALEGQIRAIIAEEIRIAKAEEEARKKAEAEKIRLAKLAAEREKARIEAEAKARAEALERERRIAEAEAKKAAELAAKRAEEERKRSEDAAKAEANARDEARRVAAKKASDEANVKAKEAADKLTAARAAEAALAKRKEDEKKAAETKAMTSYGVSTATGNSFADNRGRLGYPAERAGQITHRFGRQPHPVFKNIYEDNTGIKISVPSGTRAKSVFPGTVSSVVASSDGTKTVIIKHGGYFTIYSNLSNANVSKGQQVSSGTPIGTIAQDFDGAYTLDFQVWNGSTPVDPLGWISY, encoded by the coding sequence ATGATTAAAAAATTTAGCTTTTTAATAGGTGTTTTGATGTTCGGACTGCACCAGGGACAGCAGACCAAAGAACAGCTGCAGAAGCAGAATGCCGAACTTAAAAAACAAATTGCACAAATAAATTCCGATTTAGCCAAAACCAGAAGTGAATCTAAACTTTCCGTAGCCTATCTTTCCAGTGTAAACCAAAAACTGGTTTTAAGAGAAAAGGTTTACAACAATACCCAGAAAGAAAAAAGATTCATTGAGGATGATATCTATCTTCGTCAGCTGGAAATCAACCGTCAGAATAAAGAACTGGCTGTTTTGAGAAAAAACTATGCTGAGGTGTTGGTAAATGCTTATAAAAACAAAGGAGTACAGAATAAAGTTACCTTTATCCTTTCTGCTAAAAATTTAGGAGAAGCCTTACGTAGAGTACAATACCTGAAACAGTACTCGGATTATCAGGATAAAAAAGCAGCTGAAATTACCGATGCTGCCAATCTGATCAAAAAAACAATTGCACAGAAACAAAACTCTGTAAAAGAGAAAACAAACCTTCTGGTAAACCAACAGAAGGATTTGGCGACGATTAATGCTGAAAGAGCCCAAAAAGAACAATTGGTAGCTGACTTTAAGAAAAATGAATCCAAACTAACTGCTGAGCTTAAGCAAAAACAGGTCCAGTCCAAAGCATTGGAAGGACAAATCAGAGCTATTATTGCTGAAGAAATAAGAATTGCCAAAGCAGAAGAAGAAGCCAGAAAAAAAGCAGAAGCAGAAAAAATCCGTTTAGCCAAATTAGCTGCTGAAAGAGAAAAAGCAAGAATTGAAGCAGAAGCCAAAGCTAGAGCAGAAGCGCTTGAAAGAGAAAGAAGAATTGCAGAAGCTGAAGCTAAGAAAGCAGCTGAACTGGCCGCAAAAAGAGCAGAAGAAGAAAGAAAACGCAGTGAAGATGCTGCCAAAGCAGAAGCTAATGCAAGAGATGAAGCCAGAAGAGTTGCCGCTAAAAAAGCCTCAGATGAAGCCAATGTAAAAGCAAAAGAAGCAGCAGATAAGCTAACAGCAGCCAGAGCCGCAGAAGCAGCCCTTGCGAAAAGAAAAGAAGACGAGAAAAAAGCAGCTGAAACCAAAGCTATGACAAGCTATGGAGTTTCTACAGCCACAGGAAACAGCTTTGCAGATAACAGAGGAAGACTGGGATATCCTGCTGAAAGAGCCGGACAGATCACTCACCGTTTCGGAAGACAGCCGCACCCTGTTTTCAAAAATATCTACGAAGACAATACCGGTATTAAAATTTCAGTCCCTTCAGGTACACGTGCAAAATCTGTATTCCCGGGAACTGTATCTTCAGTAGTAGCCAGCAGTGACGGAACAAAAACCGTGATTATCAAACATGGAGGATACTTTACCATCTATTCCAACTTATCCAATGCAAATGTCTCCAAAGGACAGCAGGTTTCGTCAGGAACTCCAATCGGTACAATTGCTCAGGATTTTGACGGTGCTTATACCCTTGATTTCCAAGTATGGAACGGGAGTACACCAGTTGATCCATTAGGTTGGATTTCATATTAA